The following proteins are encoded in a genomic region of Liolophura sinensis isolate JHLJ2023 chromosome 5, CUHK_Ljap_v2, whole genome shotgun sequence:
- the LOC135465781 gene encoding 3-galactosyl-N-acetylglucosaminide 4-alpha-L-fucosyltransferase FUT3-like — MTMNLKDLVSLRRMLIPLLMICFVTFAWQLDVMSSFTLDPKVLYLYPSVRPPNISRNQKLEHIDSSLTPETNQKHNQMRNAYLKRLAGLPRPEYRSAKLFKEFGEPVYKMLPSNSTRVKKILMWTGFFGNTSFIPKNISIGKNRYCIGTHNRTQLLSSDLVIMHARDMKQGAKSLPPERRPFQRWAYFVLESPFNRGLDVRQFNGIFNWTLTYRDDTDVAMPYFHVRKRERPLTPANYRELYANIYRSKSKLISYVNSHCHTPHSKRLEYMKELSQYIPVDMYGGCFKLKCHINTEDCTNLLTQYKFYLAMENGNCRDYITEKVGQPLFVWKAVPVVMGGGDPSDYERHLPPGSYIHSSGFESPEHLANYLLFLDKNPALYEMYHQWRKTHDGDNDLVAGFRDVCQALYDGDTKPSQTYRDFSEWYAEDTCKP; from the coding sequence ATGACGATGAACCTCAAGGACTTAGTTAGCCTCAGGAGAATGTTAATCCCTCTGTTAATGATATGCTTCGTGACATTCGCCTGGCAGTTGGATGTCATGTCCAGTTTTACATTGGATCCGAAAGTATTATATTTGTACCCTTCTGTGAGGCCGCCGAACATCAGCAGGAACCAGAAGCTGGAACACATCGACAGTTCGTTGACACCAGAAACCAAccaaaaacacaatcaaatgaGGAATGCGTACCTAAAACGACTAGCCGGACTTCCTCGACCAGAGTATCGGTCAGCAAAATTGTTCAAAGAATTTGGAGAACCAGTTTATAAAATGTTACCGTCCAATTCCACAAgggttaaaaaaatattgatgtggACAGGATTTTTCGGCAACACCAGCTTTATCCCTAAAAACATATCAATTGGTAAAAACAGGTACTGTATAGGGACACACAACAGAACACAATTACTGTCGAGCGATCTTGTGATAATGCACGCTAGGGATATGAAGCAAGGTGCAAAAAGCTTGCCACCTGAACGACGCCCGTTCCAGAGATGGGCTTATTTCGTATTGGAATCGCCGTTTAATAGAGGGCTTGATGTTCGTCAGTTCAACGGAATATTTAACTGGACTCTAACATACAGAGATGATACCGATGTTGCCATGCCATATTTTCATGTGCGAAAAAGAGAAAGACCATTAACGCCAGCAAACTATAGAGAattatatgcaaatatttacaGGTCTAAATCAAAGCTCATCTCGTATGTGAATAGCCATTGTCACACACCTCATTCGAAAAGACTTGAATATATGAAAGAACTTAGTCAGTATATTCCGGTTGATATGTACGGGGGTTGTTTTAAGCTTAAGTgccacataaacactgaagaCTGCACCAATTTGTTGACTCAGTATAAATTTTATCTGGCAATGGAAAACGGCAATTGTCGCGACTACATAACGGAGAAAGTTGGTCAGCCGTTGTTTGTCTGGAAAGCTGTTCCGGTTGTGATGGGTGGGGGAGATCCCTCGGATTACGAACGACACCTCCCGCCGGGTTCCTATATCCACAGTTCTGGGTTTGAATCGCCTGAACATCTAGCTAACTATCTGTTGTTCCTGGATAAAAACCCAGCACTGTACGAGATGTATCACCAGTGGAGAAAAACTCATGACGGCGACAATGATTTGGTTGCAGGATTTCGCGACGTTTGCCAGGCTTTGTACGATGGTGACACAAAGCCCAGTCAAACGTACCGAGACTTTTCTGAATGGTATGCAGAAGACACATGCAAGCCCTAG